One genomic window of Parcubacteria group bacterium includes the following:
- a CDS encoding CDP-glycerol glycerophosphotransferase family protein has protein sequence MTLLLTISRGAIARNMLQNAFYDSVKRRFEKVVIVTPAAHDARFREAFGAPNVEMVSMPVEQDTFWDTLVTRLYKFLIFNESTVGRGLYWYIEISGRLAWIFKLVKFTAIRMVFQPLSHVSWARRALQRLDYLFLQKQAVAHYKQLFEKYQPSVVFATNIIEEEAIIKAARRQQIPVFAMPKTWDNPSKRYFRAKADKVFVWSPYMKEQMMRLQDYRDTEVEVMGIPQFDYYTDRSRHESREDFCLRVGLNPKKKIICFGSEGKVMLSDVPIAEMLSDFVDKRMLCQDCQLFIRPHFGYKNDEKKFGSLAGKPGVVIDTYNHPSKGFRDEWDYSTGHMNHFLSVVRHADVLVNTGSTLTLDAAALGTPTVLITFDGYEKKPFHASSARWYVCDYYTELMRYRPALVARDPESLRETINTLLRESNRLADSQKAVCARLCFKLDGKSGERYADAVACGAQAHYGK, from the coding sequence ATGACCCTCCTCCTCACTATTTCACGCGGCGCAATTGCGCGCAACATGCTGCAGAACGCGTTTTACGATTCGGTAAAGCGGCGTTTTGAAAAGGTTGTGATTGTGACGCCCGCGGCGCATGACGCGCGCTTTCGCGAGGCGTTTGGCGCGCCCAACGTGGAAATGGTTTCCATGCCCGTGGAACAGGATACGTTTTGGGACACGCTGGTTACGCGATTGTATAAGTTCCTGATATTCAACGAGAGTACTGTTGGCCGGGGATTATACTGGTACATAGAAATATCTGGGAGGCTTGCGTGGATTTTTAAGCTGGTTAAGTTTACCGCGATCCGGATGGTGTTCCAACCCCTCTCACATGTCTCCTGGGCGCGCCGCGCCTTGCAGCGACTTGATTATTTGTTTTTACAGAAGCAAGCAGTCGCGCACTATAAGCAGTTATTTGAAAAATACCAGCCAAGTGTCGTATTTGCTACCAATATTATAGAAGAAGAAGCAATCATAAAAGCGGCGCGCCGCCAACAGATTCCGGTTTTTGCCATGCCAAAGACGTGGGACAACCCCTCAAAACGCTACTTCCGTGCAAAAGCCGATAAGGTGTTCGTGTGGAGTCCGTATATGAAGGAGCAAATGATGCGGCTTCAGGATTATCGAGATACCGAAGTGGAGGTGATGGGCATACCCCAGTTTGATTACTACACGGACCGTTCCCGGCATGAGTCGCGCGAAGATTTTTGCTTGCGGGTGGGGCTTAATCCAAAAAAGAAGATTATATGTTTTGGTTCAGAAGGAAAAGTGATGCTGTCTGATGTTCCTATTGCGGAGATGCTATCTGATTTCGTGGACAAACGCATGTTGTGCCAAGACTGCCAGCTGTTTATCCGCCCCCACTTCGGATACAAAAATGACGAAAAAAAGTTTGGTTCGCTGGCAGGCAAGCCCGGCGTGGTTATAGATACATACAATCATCCTTCAAAGGGATTTCGAGATGAGTGGGACTATTCCACGGGACACATGAACCATTTTTTAAGTGTGGTGCGCCATGCCGATGTCCTGGTGAATACCGGCTCAACACTTACGCTGGATGCGGCAGCGCTCGGCACGCCTACAGTACTTATTACCTTTGATGGATACGAGAAAAAACCATTCCATGCCAGCAGCGCGCGCTGGTATGTGTGCGATTACTATACGGAGCTTATGCGCTACCGCCCCGCTTTGGTTGCGCGTGACCCCGAATCGCTTCGCGAAACCATTAATACGCTTCTGCGCGAATCAAACCGGCTGGCGGACAGCCAGAAGGCGGTATGCGCGCGCCTCTGCTTTAAGTTGGATGGTAAGAGCGGCGAACGGTATGCGGACGCCGTAGCGTGCGGTGCGCAAGCACACTATGGAAAATAA
- a CDS encoding polysaccharide biosynthesis protein, giving the protein MKNEFIGKRILVTGGTGTIGSAIVRQLLTYNPKQVRIYSRDESKQFELEQELGGDSRVRFLVGDIRDKERLNMAMENVDIVFHAAALKHVTSCENNPFEAVKTNVQGTQNVIDCAFANDVEKVIGISTDKAASPMSVMGCTKLLAEKIMLATYFYKGAHRTKFCFVRFGNVLGSRGSVVPLLQSQIRQGGPLTITDPSMTRFFMTIQDAVSLVFKAATLMRDREIFIFKMPALKIKDLAKAVVELENGGNSAALKVAIKTIGKRNGERIHEKLLTAEEAENSLETKDMFVIVPQEVPDAKKKAPLYPGAKKGQVTEYSSKNVKKLSVDEIKKMLQRMQQNG; this is encoded by the coding sequence ATGAAAAATGAATTTATCGGCAAACGGATTTTAGTGACCGGAGGAACGGGCACCATCGGGTCGGCGATTGTGCGCCAGCTTTTAACCTACAATCCGAAACAGGTCCGAATATATAGCCGGGACGAGAGCAAGCAGTTTGAGCTGGAACAGGAGCTTGGAGGCGATTCGAGAGTCAGGTTTTTGGTTGGCGACATCCGGGACAAGGAGCGGCTCAATATGGCCATGGAAAATGTTGATATTGTATTTCATGCAGCCGCGCTTAAGCATGTTACCTCTTGTGAGAATAATCCGTTTGAGGCGGTTAAAACCAATGTGCAGGGAACGCAGAACGTGATTGACTGCGCATTCGCGAACGATGTCGAAAAGGTCATCGGCATTTCAACGGACAAAGCGGCAAGCCCTATGAGTGTTATGGGATGCACCAAGCTTCTTGCGGAGAAGATTATGCTTGCCACATATTTTTACAAAGGCGCGCATAGGACTAAGTTCTGTTTTGTGCGTTTTGGTAATGTGCTGGGCAGTCGCGGTTCCGTAGTGCCGCTCCTGCAAAGCCAGATTCGGCAAGGCGGACCCCTTACTATTACCGACCCAAGCATGACCAGGTTTTTTATGACTATTCAGGATGCAGTCAGCCTTGTGTTTAAGGCCGCAACACTCATGAGGGACCGGGAGATTTTTATTTTTAAGATGCCTGCCTTGAAAATTAAAGATCTGGCAAAAGCGGTTGTGGAGCTGGAAAACGGTGGCAACAGCGCGGCGCTGAAGGTTGCCATTAAGACGATTGGCAAGCGGAACGGAGAGCGCATACACGAAAAGCTGCTCACCGCAGAGGAGGCAGAGAATTCTCTCGAAACCAAGGACATGTTTGTTATTGTTCCACAGGAAGTTCCGGATGCCAAAAAAAAGGCACCGCTGTATCCCGGCGCAAAAAAGGGGCAGGTTACGGAGTATAGTTCCAAGAATGTTAAAAAGCTTTCTGTGGATGAAATTAAAAAAATGCTGCAGCGGATGCAGCAGAACGGATAA
- the neuC gene encoding UDP-N-acetylglucosamine 2-epimerase (hydrolyzing) encodes MKKRKVCFVITSKIHYGRSKLVLLHLRKRADVELSIVVAASALLDMYGNVLDDLERDGFAVNNKIVMTLEGGNTVAMAKTAGVGIMEFTTAFDNLKPDIVVVRGDRYEVLSAAVAAAYLNIPVAHLEGGDVSGTIDESVRHAISKLSHIHFPTNEQSAERIIRMGENPKYVFNVGATDIEFVARNRFRVSEKLINQLGVGDVVDIDKPFLIAMQHPVTSEIGANRAHLTETLEAVRSLNIPTVWFWPNVDAGADEVSKAIREFRELKKPHHMRFLKHLPPEQFIGLLKRASCLVGNSSAGIKECSYLGVPVVNIGTRQNRRMRAGNVVDVGYGKAEIKRAIKRQVSHGPYEPSSIYYKKGTSAKIAQTLAKIKLYSQKKFVD; translated from the coding sequence ATGAAGAAGAGAAAAGTTTGTTTTGTCATCACTTCCAAAATCCACTACGGCCGCAGCAAGCTCGTGCTTCTCCACTTGCGCAAGCGCGCGGACGTGGAACTTTCAATCGTGGTTGCCGCCTCCGCGCTCTTGGATATGTATGGAAATGTTTTGGATGATTTGGAACGTGACGGTTTTGCCGTCAACAATAAAATTGTCATGACGCTTGAGGGCGGCAACACGGTTGCCATGGCGAAAACAGCGGGTGTTGGCATTATGGAATTTACGACCGCGTTTGATAACCTCAAGCCCGACATTGTTGTGGTGCGCGGAGATCGGTACGAGGTGCTCTCCGCCGCAGTGGCTGCCGCATACCTTAACATTCCGGTTGCGCACCTAGAGGGCGGGGACGTTTCTGGCACCATAGACGAGAGCGTGCGCCATGCCATTAGCAAGCTTAGCCACATCCATTTTCCCACTAATGAACAGTCGGCAGAGCGCATTATCCGCATGGGCGAGAATCCGAAGTATGTGTTCAACGTGGGTGCGACTGACATTGAGTTCGTGGCGCGCAATCGGTTCCGCGTTTCAGAGAAGCTCATCAACCAGCTCGGCGTGGGGGATGTTGTTGATATTGACAAGCCGTTTCTGATAGCAATGCAGCACCCGGTTACGAGTGAGATTGGCGCTAACCGCGCTCACCTTACAGAAACGCTTGAGGCCGTCCGTTCGCTTAACATTCCGACTGTTTGGTTCTGGCCGAACGTGGACGCGGGCGCGGACGAGGTTTCCAAGGCAATCCGCGAGTTTCGGGAGCTCAAAAAGCCGCACCACATGCGGTTCCTCAAGCATTTGCCGCCGGAGCAGTTCATTGGGCTTCTCAAGCGCGCGTCATGCCTCGTTGGCAATTCATCGGCCGGCATTAAAGAGTGCTCATATCTCGGGGTTCCGGTGGTGAACATCGGCACGCGCCAGAACCGGCGCATGCGGGCTGGAAATGTGGTTGACGTTGGTTACGGCAAAGCTGAAATCAAGCGCGCCATCAAGCGGCAGGTTAGCCACGGGCCATACGAGCCGTCATCCATCTATTACAAAAAAGGAACCAGCGCCAAAATCGCGCAAACGCTTGCCAAGATAAAATTGTATTCGCAGAAAAAGTTTGTTGACTAG
- the hisH gene encoding imidazole glycerol phosphate synthase subunit HisH: MKKILIIDYGLGNLFGLKKALAYAGADVSPSEHPEDISGADALVLPGVGAFGDGMAEFEKRGFKQAVLDEVKAGKPLLGICLGMQFLFDKSYEFGEQQGLGIIPGEVKKISVPNEPFCKIPHIGWNTLLPPDGDEFRGHLLKGIKPGSQAYFVHSYAGYPTNLVDVAANTWYCKSSIPAVIEKENTYGVQFHPEKSGTLGIQIFKNFFSLV; the protein is encoded by the coding sequence ATGAAAAAAATACTCATCATTGACTACGGACTCGGCAATTTGTTCGGCCTCAAAAAAGCGCTCGCGTACGCGGGCGCAGACGTTTCCCCATCCGAACATCCCGAGGATATATCCGGCGCGGATGCGCTGGTTCTGCCCGGAGTGGGCGCATTTGGAGACGGCATGGCTGAATTTGAAAAGCGGGGTTTTAAACAAGCTGTTCTTGATGAGGTCAAGGCCGGCAAGCCGCTTTTGGGAATTTGTTTGGGCATGCAATTTTTATTTGACAAGAGCTATGAGTTCGGGGAGCAGCAGGGGCTTGGCATTATCCCCGGTGAAGTAAAAAAGATTTCAGTTCCCAATGAGCCGTTCTGTAAAATTCCGCACATCGGCTGGAACACGCTTCTGCCTCCAGACGGGGATGAATTTCGCGGCCACTTGCTTAAGGGAATAAAGCCGGGCTCGCAGGCATATTTTGTTCATTCATATGCCGGATATCCTACTAATTTAGTTGACGTAGCAGCCAATACGTGGTATTGTAAAAGTTCAATTCCAGCTGTAATTGAGAAAGAAAATACCTACGGAGTCCAGTTCCATCCGGAGAAAAGCGGCACTCTCGGCATTCAGATTTTCAAGAATTTTTTTTCACTCGTATGA
- a CDS encoding acylneuraminate cytidylyltransferase family protein, whose amino-acid sequence MYKDKRIIGIITARGGSTSIPRKNLAELSGKPLIWYTIDAAQKSRLLTRTVVSTDNQEIARVSREYGADIPFMRPVELAQDDTPHLPVVQHALAWLKDNEGQAYDYVMILQPTSPLRTADDIDSAIKKAVETDADSVMSMVALSDFDPVKVKEIDGDVIRPLFGDEGASSALRQNGKKAYKRNCAIYLTKTEHIMNNDLFGTVSRAYSMPSERSVDINEPQDLEFAEFLLSKKV is encoded by the coding sequence ATGTACAAAGATAAGCGCATTATAGGCATTATCACGGCGCGGGGCGGCTCAACAAGCATTCCGCGCAAAAATCTTGCCGAGCTTTCCGGCAAGCCGTTGATTTGGTATACGATTGATGCCGCGCAAAAAAGCCGGTTGCTCACACGCACCGTTGTCTCAACAGATAATCAGGAAATCGCGCGGGTAAGTCGTGAGTACGGAGCTGATATTCCGTTTATGCGGCCTGTTGAACTCGCACAAGATGACACGCCACACCTTCCTGTTGTCCAGCATGCGCTTGCATGGCTCAAGGATAACGAGGGACAAGCATATGATTATGTAATGATTCTCCAACCAACTTCACCTCTGCGCACGGCGGACGATATTGACTCGGCTATCAAAAAAGCAGTTGAGACAGATGCGGATTCCGTGATGAGCATGGTTGCGCTTTCTGATTTTGACCCGGTTAAGGTTAAAGAGATAGACGGCGACGTTATCCGCCCTCTGTTTGGCGATGAGGGCGCGTCATCCGCCTTGCGGCAGAACGGCAAAAAAGCATACAAGCGCAACTGCGCCATTTATCTTACTAAGACGGAGCATATTATGAACAATGATTTGTTCGGCACGGTGTCGCGTGCATATAGTATGCCGAGCGAGCGTTCTGTTGACATCAACGAGCCGCAGGATTTGGAGTTTGCAGAGTTTTTACTTTCAAAAAAAGTATGA
- a CDS encoding N-acetylneuraminate synthase family protein has translation MRDHDVIWKKTQEGVFVVAEIGKNFIQKEEDDRKVYLENAKNLIKAAKDAGADAVKFQTHNVEDEQLNIQITSPHFDGADRYSWVKRNTEATPLEFWKALKEYADSLDIVMFTTPMSRGAAQRVASLDFPLWKVGSGDMLDFVLLDYLAETKKPIILSSGMSTIEELDRSVAFLKERTDKIAILHCVSKYPCPPEELFLDTIPYLKKRYGVPVGFSDHSLGYDAALVAVEKGAAIIEKHFTASRDLWGSDHKVSQTPDELREMIRAIQKTERRDSAPYGLGIKEMDEHEKSFRPVFRKSLMAGQDIPSGTVITKEMVYAMRPQQYAGGLPSEEYENVVGKKAAKDFKKYDPITADSIS, from the coding sequence ATGCGCGACCATGATGTAATTTGGAAGAAGACACAAGAAGGCGTGTTTGTGGTTGCGGAAATTGGAAAGAATTTCATCCAGAAAGAAGAGGATGATCGCAAGGTGTATCTTGAAAATGCTAAGAATTTGATAAAGGCGGCAAAAGACGCGGGCGCCGACGCAGTCAAGTTTCAGACGCACAATGTAGAAGATGAGCAGCTGAATATTCAGATTACGTCTCCGCATTTTGACGGCGCAGACCGATATTCTTGGGTAAAACGAAATACCGAAGCAACTCCGCTGGAATTCTGGAAAGCATTGAAAGAGTACGCAGACAGTTTGGATATCGTGATGTTCACGACGCCTATGAGCCGGGGCGCGGCACAGCGCGTTGCATCTCTTGATTTTCCACTTTGGAAAGTTGGCTCCGGGGATATGCTGGATTTCGTACTGCTTGATTATCTCGCGGAAACAAAAAAGCCCATTATCCTTTCTTCGGGTATGAGCACTATAGAAGAACTGGATCGGTCCGTGGCGTTCCTTAAAGAGCGGACTGATAAGATTGCAATCCTGCACTGCGTCTCAAAATATCCGTGCCCGCCGGAAGAATTGTTTTTGGACACTATTCCATACCTTAAGAAGCGGTACGGCGTGCCGGTTGGGTTTTCCGACCATTCACTGGGATATGATGCGGCGCTTGTGGCAGTTGAGAAGGGTGCGGCTATTATTGAAAAACATTTTACCGCAAGCCGTGATTTATGGGGTTCGGACCACAAGGTTTCGCAGACTCCGGATGAGTTGCGGGAAATGATACGGGCCATTCAGAAGACTGAAAGGCGCGATAGTGCGCCGTATGGTTTGGGAATTAAGGAGATGGATGAACACGAAAAGTCATTCCGCCCGGTATTCAGGAAGTCGCTTATGGCCGGACAAGACATCCCGTCAGGGACAGTTATCACCAAAGAGATGGTGTATGCCATGCGGCCGCAGCAGTACGCAGGGGGTTTACCCTCCGAGGAGTATGAGAATGTTGTCGGCAAGAAAGCAGCAAAAGATTTTAAAAAATATGATCCCATAACCGCTGATTCAATCAGTTAA
- a CDS encoding N-acetyl sugar amidotransferase encodes MIRQEPKYGLPQEVKFCKRCVIPNTRPTASNEYTHQVARGHDYIEFDEEGVCSACRFCDAKFDGTINWKEREEELCALLDKYRSKDGSYDCLVPGSGGKDSVYASHILKTKYNMHPLTVTWAPHLYTDIGWKNFQNWIHIAGHDNYLFTPNGEVHRLLTKNAFLNLLHPFQPFILGQKTFPIKMAARFGIPLVFYGPSPGENGGNTPITQNRYILKEAESTGHKSSGFRLDYVDDTTDYDKIYLGGKKVSEYLKAGVSEGDLSPYLPLDPRLARESGIEFHFLGYYLKWIPQECYYYAVENAGFETNPMRTEGTYTKYVSLDDKTDGFFYYTTYIKFGYGRATQDAASEIRHRHITREEGVALVNRFDGEFPKKYFKEFLEYADITEEKFWETVDTFRDPLLWKKEGDTWQLRYKVS; translated from the coding sequence ATGATACGCCAAGAACCAAAATACGGCCTTCCGCAAGAGGTAAAATTCTGCAAGCGGTGCGTTATCCCGAACACCAGGCCCACGGCCTCAAACGAGTACACGCACCAGGTAGCGCGCGGGCACGACTATATTGAGTTTGATGAAGAAGGCGTATGTAGCGCGTGCCGGTTTTGCGATGCAAAATTTGACGGAACCATAAATTGGAAAGAGCGGGAGGAAGAATTATGTGCGTTGCTGGATAAGTACCGTTCAAAGGACGGCTCATACGACTGTTTGGTTCCGGGGAGCGGAGGCAAGGACAGCGTGTACGCGTCCCACATCCTCAAGACAAAATACAATATGCACCCCTTAACCGTGACCTGGGCGCCGCATTTGTACACGGATATCGGATGGAAGAATTTCCAGAACTGGATACATATCGCAGGGCACGACAACTATTTGTTTACCCCGAACGGGGAGGTGCACCGCCTGCTCACCAAGAACGCTTTCTTGAACCTCTTGCACCCGTTCCAGCCGTTCATTCTGGGGCAAAAGACGTTTCCCATTAAAATGGCGGCCCGGTTCGGCATACCGCTGGTGTTCTACGGCCCAAGCCCGGGAGAAAACGGAGGCAACACGCCCATTACGCAGAACAGGTATATCTTGAAAGAAGCAGAAAGCACGGGCCACAAAAGTTCGGGATTTCGGCTTGATTATGTGGATGATACGACTGATTACGACAAAATATATCTCGGCGGAAAAAAGGTTTCAGAGTATCTGAAGGCGGGTGTTTCAGAAGGGGATTTATCACCGTACCTGCCGCTTGACCCGCGGCTTGCGCGAGAATCGGGAATTGAGTTTCATTTTTTAGGGTACTATCTCAAATGGATTCCGCAGGAGTGCTATTACTACGCCGTAGAGAACGCGGGTTTTGAAACAAACCCCATGCGCACCGAAGGCACGTACACCAAGTATGTAAGTTTGGATGACAAGACAGACGGGTTTTTCTATTACACTACGTACATCAAGTTCGGCTACGGCCGCGCCACACAGGATGCGGCGTCGGAAATCCGGCATCGGCACATCACGCGGGAGGAGGGCGTTGCGCTGGTAAATCGGTTTGACGGGGAGTTCCCCAAGAAGTACTTTAAGGAATTTTTAGAGTACGCTGATATTACGGAAGAGAAGTTTTGGGAGACGGTTGATACATTCCGCGACCCGTTGCTCTGGAAGAAAGAAGGGGATACCTGGCAGTTGCGGTACAAAGTGAGTTAA
- the hisF gene encoding imidazole glycerol phosphate synthase subunit HisF, whose amino-acid sequence MGIPKTIRVIPRLDVKGPNVIKGVHLEALRVVGDPEDMAKRYYEGGADELIYMDIVASLYGRNNLLDIVEKASERIFIPLTAGGGIRSIEDIKRILRAGADKVAINTYAVKNPAFITKAAHAFGAQCIVGSIEAKRVGEGRWEAYTDNGRVETGLDAVTWAQKLVDLGAGELLVTSIDQEGTAKGYDVELVARIAPHVPVPVIACGGAGKPKDMVEVITAGCADAVSAAHIFHYNKHSIQSVKEALRNNSIPVRI is encoded by the coding sequence ATGGGCATTCCAAAAACAATTAGAGTCATCCCGCGTTTGGATGTAAAAGGCCCCAACGTCATAAAGGGCGTGCATCTTGAAGCGTTGCGCGTGGTCGGCGATCCCGAGGACATGGCAAAGCGCTATTATGAAGGGGGCGCTGACGAGCTTATCTATATGGACATTGTTGCCAGTTTGTACGGCCGCAACAATTTGCTGGATATCGTGGAAAAAGCTTCAGAGCGCATATTTATCCCGCTTACCGCAGGCGGCGGCATCCGGTCCATTGAGGATATTAAGCGCATTCTGCGCGCCGGGGCGGACAAGGTCGCCATTAATACCTATGCGGTTAAAAACCCCGCATTCATCACCAAAGCGGCGCATGCGTTCGGGGCGCAGTGCATTGTGGGATCCATTGAGGCAAAGCGCGTTGGCGAAGGAAGGTGGGAGGCATACACGGACAACGGCCGAGTTGAAACCGGCCTGGACGCGGTTACGTGGGCCCAAAAACTTGTTGATCTTGGGGCCGGGGAGCTGCTTGTTACCTCAATAGACCAGGAGGGCACTGCTAAGGGGTATGATGTGGAGCTCGTTGCACGCATCGCGCCGCACGTTCCGGTTCCGGTAATTGCGTGCGGCGGCGCTGGAAAGCCCAAAGACATGGTTGAAGTCATTACGGCGGGATGCGCGGACGCGGTGTCTGCGGCGCACATATTCCATTACAACAAGCACTCCATTCAATCAGTAAAAGAAGCGTTACGGAATAATTCCATACCGGTTCGGATATGA
- a CDS encoding class I SAM-dependent methyltransferase yields MENNNKAFESKWASALKGGYQEERSVFVPQGYVPHTQRQFILFREFELIAEIAKKHGVKTALEIGCGRGTMALYLNRYFGVRVAATDISEDAVALAKENFALHNGEGDILRADAARLPFADDSFDMTMSVGLLEHVPDYMSLLREQYRVLKKGGVLVSINIPKKASVQALNRIYRAARRIAHHKEEHKKDYFRTSETPAQYAAKARAAGFTDVYTFHANPFPIFTPVSQPAEQRLAALYERIFRVRDRFLQHPFKSSALLSQEHFMVGVK; encoded by the coding sequence ATGGAAAATAACAACAAGGCATTTGAATCAAAATGGGCATCTGCGCTCAAGGGCGGCTATCAGGAAGAGCGTTCCGTGTTTGTGCCACAGGGTTATGTTCCGCATACGCAGCGCCAGTTTATCCTGTTCCGTGAGTTTGAGCTGATTGCCGAGATTGCGAAAAAGCACGGAGTAAAAACAGCGCTTGAAATCGGCTGCGGACGCGGCACCATGGCGCTGTACCTTAACCGCTATTTTGGCGTCCGCGTTGCGGCAACCGATATTTCGGAGGACGCGGTTGCGCTGGCAAAAGAAAATTTCGCGCTCCACAACGGCGAAGGAGACATTCTCCGCGCGGATGCGGCAAGGCTTCCATTCGCGGATGATTCGTTTGATATGACCATGTCCGTGGGCCTGCTTGAGCATGTTCCGGACTATATGTCGCTTTTGCGCGAACAGTACCGCGTCCTTAAAAAAGGCGGGGTGCTGGTTTCCATCAACATCCCTAAAAAGGCATCAGTCCAGGCTCTTAACCGTATCTACCGCGCGGCGCGTAGGATTGCCCACCATAAAGAGGAGCACAAAAAAGATTATTTCCGAACCAGTGAAACTCCGGCCCAGTATGCCGCAAAAGCGCGGGCAGCGGGCTTTACGGACGTGTATACATTCCACGCAAACCCGTTCCCCATATTCACTCCCGTCAGCCAGCCCGCCGAACAGCGCCTTGCCGCATTATACGAACGCATATTCCGGGTTCGCGATCGTTTTCTGCAGCATCCTTTTAAAAGTTCTGCTTTGCTTTCCCAAGAACATTTTATGGTGGGAGTTAAATAG
- a CDS encoding PIG-L family deacetylase — translation MNILVIASHADDEVLGCGGSIAQYVKDGHHVYVCIVTSAYTPDWSAEFITNRRREIEDAHRILQIKKTFLLDLPAAKLDTIPQKELNNALLDVVKEINPDVVLLPHGGDLNKDHRLVFEAGLVATRPLHGLRIQKILCYETVSETEWGRILGNFVPTYYVGISQEGLQVKLGAMKAYSSEMREYPHPRSLELLEALAKVRGSEAGVAVAEAFMLVRGVEHSNNT, via the coding sequence ATGAATATTCTTGTTATTGCATCGCATGCTGATGATGAAGTACTTGGTTGCGGTGGTTCAATTGCGCAATACGTCAAAGACGGACATCACGTGTACGTCTGCATTGTGACGAGCGCATACACGCCGGATTGGTCCGCGGAGTTCATAACAAATCGGCGTCGCGAGATAGAAGATGCGCACCGCATACTTCAGATTAAAAAGACGTTTCTTTTAGATTTGCCCGCCGCAAAACTGGATACGATTCCGCAAAAAGAGCTGAACAACGCTTTGCTGGACGTAGTTAAAGAAATTAATCCGGATGTTGTTCTCCTTCCCCACGGAGGGGACTTAAACAAAGATCACCGATTAGTTTTTGAGGCAGGATTGGTCGCAACCAGACCGCTCCATGGTCTGCGCATACAAAAAATCCTGTGCTACGAAACCGTATCAGAAACCGAGTGGGGGAGAATCCTGGGGAATTTTGTTCCCACCTATTATGTAGGGATTTCGCAGGAGGGTCTGCAGGTAAAGCTAGGCGCAATGAAGGCATATTCTTCTGAAATGCGGGAGTACCCCCACCCGCGGTCCTTGGAGCTTCTGGAAGCACTGGCAAAAGTTCGGGGTTCTGAGGCCGGGGTTGCGGTTGCTGAAGCGTTTATGCTCGTACGGGGAGTTGAGCATTCTAATAACACGTAA
- a CDS encoding acyltransferase produces MQSRFDSWEAPVIEEGKPTRWHWVVRHVPQFILGSHTDIGAFTYINAKNGVDIGDHVQIGSHCSIYSISTIDGKEGKVTLKKNCKIGSHSVIMPGVTIGENAIVGAFSFVTKDIPDNVVAYGVPAKVMRNLEAV; encoded by the coding sequence ATGCAATCACGATTTGATTCATGGGAAGCTCCGGTTATTGAGGAAGGAAAACCCACCCGCTGGCACTGGGTTGTGCGGCATGTGCCGCAGTTTATACTGGGTTCCCATACCGATATTGGCGCTTTTACCTACATAAATGCTAAGAACGGGGTTGATATCGGGGACCATGTCCAGATTGGGTCGCATTGTTCGATTTATTCAATATCAACCATTGACGGCAAAGAGGGGAAAGTGACGCTTAAGAAAAATTGCAAAATCGGGAGCCATTCGGTTATTATGCCGGGCGTTACCATAGGAGAGAATGCCATTGTCGGGGCTTTCTCCTTTGTAACCAAAGACATTCCGGATAATGTTGTTGCGTATGGCGTTCCTGCGAAAGTCATGCGCAACCTTGAAGCAGTATAG